The following proteins come from a genomic window of Montipora foliosa isolate CH-2021 chromosome 2, ASM3666993v2, whole genome shotgun sequence:
- the LOC137992333 gene encoding polyamine-modulated factor 1-binding protein 1-like isoform X2, protein MAANSHDEEFLENTHPAAPGSFNLKDINATESDEDIEEIPIEDEEKNRQSLLELKQRKEWLLQQKISHESELLARRLQQHEDLQTSLNNSSQSDLYDRISKLQDQLYSLSTARSYKKLVLKRLLSGDQLIKKLFPDVVSESPTEKQIEEMNSFAKLCEKQNKLSSEILVENEALLEVQTSLDKIKQLSYDQKKKNRGLMQTLQKLKEERKNAEEGAPDNRANEKELSWAAVSTGR, encoded by the exons atggcggcaaattcGCATGACGAAGAATTTCTGGAAAACACTCATCCTGCTGCACCTGgaagtttcaatttgaaagaCATAAATGCAACTGAAAGCGATGAAGATATAGAAGAAATTCCAATTGAAGATGAAGAGAAAAATAGGCAGTCGCTGTTGGAACTAAAACAGCGAAAGGAATGGCTTCTGCAACAGAAGATAAGCCATGAATCTGAACTACTCGCTA GACGCCTCCAGCAGCATGAGGACCTACAGACCTCCTTGAACAACTCATCACAGTCAGATCTTTATGACAG GATATCCAAGCTGCAAGATCAACTATACTCCTTATCTACGGCACGATCCTACAAGAAGCTTGTCTTGAAAAG GCTTCTGTCTGGTGACCAGCTTATTAAAAAGTTATTCCCTGATGTTGTATCCGAGTCACCTACGGAAAAGCAAATTGAAGAAATGAA TTCCTTTGCTAAACTTTGTGAAAAACAGAACAAGCTAAGCTCAGaaattcttgtggaaaatgag GCGTTGTTGGAAGTCCAAACCTCTTTAGACAAAATAAAGCAACTTAGTTATG atcaaaagaagaagaacagagGGTTGATGCAAACTCTGCAG aaattaaAGGAAGAACGGAAAAATGCAGAAGAAGGTGCTCCAGATAATCGTGCGAATGAAAA GGAATTATCGTGGGCAGCGGTATCGACTGGGCGCTAG
- the LOC137992333 gene encoding centromere protein H-like isoform X1, with protein sequence MAANSHDEEFLENTHPAAPGSFNLKDINATESDEDIEEIPIEDEEKNRQSLLELKQRKEWLLQQKISHESELLARRLQQHEDLQTSLNNSSQSDLYDRISKLQDQLYSLSTARSYKKLVLKRLLSGDQLIKKLFPDVVSESPTEKQIEEMNSFAKLCEKQNKLSSEILVENEALLEVQTSLDKIKQLSYDQKKKNRGLMQTLQKLKEERKNAEEGAPDNRANEKRKMEIADTVEKINVVRNVFQGIIVGSGIDWALDDEMRKLVLSLGETLEFAA encoded by the exons atggcggcaaattcGCATGACGAAGAATTTCTGGAAAACACTCATCCTGCTGCACCTGgaagtttcaatttgaaagaCATAAATGCAACTGAAAGCGATGAAGATATAGAAGAAATTCCAATTGAAGATGAAGAGAAAAATAGGCAGTCGCTGTTGGAACTAAAACAGCGAAAGGAATGGCTTCTGCAACAGAAGATAAGCCATGAATCTGAACTACTCGCTA GACGCCTCCAGCAGCATGAGGACCTACAGACCTCCTTGAACAACTCATCACAGTCAGATCTTTATGACAG GATATCCAAGCTGCAAGATCAACTATACTCCTTATCTACGGCACGATCCTACAAGAAGCTTGTCTTGAAAAG GCTTCTGTCTGGTGACCAGCTTATTAAAAAGTTATTCCCTGATGTTGTATCCGAGTCACCTACGGAAAAGCAAATTGAAGAAATGAA TTCCTTTGCTAAACTTTGTGAAAAACAGAACAAGCTAAGCTCAGaaattcttgtggaaaatgag GCGTTGTTGGAAGTCCAAACCTCTTTAGACAAAATAAAGCAACTTAGTTATG atcaaaagaagaagaacagagGGTTGATGCAAACTCTGCAG aaattaaAGGAAGAACGGAAAAATGCAGAAGAAGGTGCTCCAGATAATCGTGCGAATGAAAA GCGTAAAATGGAAATAGCTGACACGGTTGAAAAAATTAACGTCGTCCGCAATGTGTTTCAG GGAATTATCGTGGGCAGCGGTATCGACTGGGCGCTAGACGACGAGATGCGAAAGCTGGTTCTCAGTCTTGGAGAGACATTGGAATTCGCAGCCTGA
- the LOC137992333 gene encoding uncharacterized protein isoform X3 gives MAANSHDEEFLENTHPAAPGSFNLKDINATESDEDIEEIPIEDEEKNRQSLLELKQRKEWLLQQKISHESELLARRLQQHEDLQTSLNNSSQSDLYDRISKLQDQLYSLSTARSYKKLVLKRLLSGDQLIKKLFPDVVSESPTEKQIEEMNSFAKLCEKQNKLSSEILVENEALLEVQTSLDKIKQLSYDQKKKNRGLMQTLQKLKEERKNAEEGAPDNRANEK, from the exons atggcggcaaattcGCATGACGAAGAATTTCTGGAAAACACTCATCCTGCTGCACCTGgaagtttcaatttgaaagaCATAAATGCAACTGAAAGCGATGAAGATATAGAAGAAATTCCAATTGAAGATGAAGAGAAAAATAGGCAGTCGCTGTTGGAACTAAAACAGCGAAAGGAATGGCTTCTGCAACAGAAGATAAGCCATGAATCTGAACTACTCGCTA GACGCCTCCAGCAGCATGAGGACCTACAGACCTCCTTGAACAACTCATCACAGTCAGATCTTTATGACAG GATATCCAAGCTGCAAGATCAACTATACTCCTTATCTACGGCACGATCCTACAAGAAGCTTGTCTTGAAAAG GCTTCTGTCTGGTGACCAGCTTATTAAAAAGTTATTCCCTGATGTTGTATCCGAGTCACCTACGGAAAAGCAAATTGAAGAAATGAA TTCCTTTGCTAAACTTTGTGAAAAACAGAACAAGCTAAGCTCAGaaattcttgtggaaaatgag GCGTTGTTGGAAGTCCAAACCTCTTTAGACAAAATAAAGCAACTTAGTTATG atcaaaagaagaagaacagagGGTTGATGCAAACTCTGCAG aaattaaAGGAAGAACGGAAAAATGCAGAAGAAGGTGCTCCAGATAATCGTGCGAATGAAAA GTGA
- the LOC137989180 gene encoding protein Wnt-7b-like, which produces MMVTRVWLWAFLSILFFATIKRHVKARNPRAITSEALTFCSGLTGSKNKRCSNFPEMGLSARDGVELALEQCRSQFTDLRWNCSGVTVADVFQTQRMLKAGSKESSFLEAITSAGVAYQVTKGCSQGNWEMCGCDSRVSGVGHKSGEMSWEWGGCSEDYRFGYDYSTKFMDPAKNEKGMPDMVTRHNNEAGRKVIKDNMGKTCRCHGVSGSCTVRVCWRTMPKMTAVSVELRKKYDQALKVKMNKNKSRLLKLMRGRRGKKRNTNSRKPSVSSLVYVENSPEFCNPDGRFGILGTYGRTCNKTSEGTDSCREMCCGRGYNRVHRVKDVKCNCSFIWCCHVKCDLCKMDWIEHTCK; this is translated from the exons ATGATGGTAACACGCGTTTGGCTTTGGGCATTTTTGTCCATTCTTTTCTTCGCAACGATCAAGAGGCACGTCAAAGCAAG GAATCCTCGAGCAATTACCTCGGAAGCCTTGACGTTTTGCTCGGGGCTAACGGGAAGTAAGAACAAGAGATGTTCAAATTTTCCAGAGATGGGACTGTCTGCTCGAGACGGTGTGGAGTTAGCGTTAGAGCAGTGCAGAAGTCAGTTTACAGACCTCCGGTGGAATTGCTCCGGGGTCACGGTGGCTGATGTTTTTCAGACTCAAAGAATGCTCAAAGCTG GTAGCAAAGAGAGTTCCTTCTTGGAAGCCATTACCTCTGCTGGAGTGGCTTATCAGGTCACAAAGGGTTGTAGCCAAGGCAACTGGGAAATGTGTGGCTGTGATTCCCGGGTGTCGGGCGTTGGTCATAAGAGTGGAGAGATGAGCTGGGAATGGGGAGGCTGTTCTGAAGACTACCGCTTTGGCTACGACTATTCAACAAAATTCATGGATCCAGCCAAAAATGAAAAGGGAATGCCTGACATGGTCACTCGCCACAACAATGAAGCTGGAAGGAAG gtcATTAAAGACAACATGGGTAAGACTTGCAGATGCCATGGTGTCTCCGGTTCCTGCACGGTCCGAGTTTGCTGGCGAACTATGCCAAAGATGACAGCAGTCTCCGTCGAACTACGAAAAAAGTACGATCAAGCCttgaaagtgaaaatgaataaaaacaaaagcagGCTCCTGAAATTAATGCGCGGCCGACGCGGGAAAAAGCGCAACACGAATAGTCGAAAACCGTCTGTCTCAAGCCTCGTGTACGTGGAAAACTCTCCGGAGTTTTGCAATCCGGATGGAAGATTTGGAATCCTGGGAACGTACGGTCGAACGTGCAATAAGACCTCGGAGGGTACTGACAGTTGTCGCGAAATGTGCTGCGGTAGAGGCTATAACAGAGTTCACAGAGTGAAAGACGTAAAGTGTAACTGTTCATTTATTTGGTGCTGTCACGTGAAGTGTGACTTGTGTAAGATGGACTGGATCGAGCACACGTGCAAGTGA